Part of the Acidimicrobiia bacterium genome, AGCTCGTTGGAAACGACAGTCCTCCTGACCGTCGACGAAACGATGGATGCCCTGCGCAAGGCCGAGCAAGTCCAGTACCGAGCCCCGGGCGCGTAGCGACGCGGCATCAGTCCCAGTCGAACAGCACACCGAGTGTGTCGGCGCGGCGCTCCTGGACGAGCTCGTAGGCGTCGACGCATTGCTCGGGCGCGAACTCATTCGTCACGAGGCCGTCGACGTCGAACCGTCCAGTCTGTAGGAGGTCGAAGAACAGCTCGTGCAGGCTTCGGTCACCGTCCCAGTTCGGACCCGTCATGCTGTGGGCGTCGTGCGCGCCGACGATCTCGAGCCCACGCGTGATGAGATCGGACGTGAGGTGCTGGTGAGCCGGGTAGCCGGTGTCGCCGAGCACGACGACACGACCGCGGTCGGCCACAAGGCCCAGCGCGGGTGCGAGAACAGCCGCGTTGCCGGTCGTGTCGATCACGACGTCGGGGAGAATGCCGCCGCATGCGTCGAGCACCGCGGCACGCGCCGAATCGGCGGGAGCATTGATCACCGTCGCCGCGCCACCGCGGCGCGCGGCTTCGAGGCGCCGGGTTGCGGGGTCGACGACGACGACTTGACGAACGCCGGCCGCGCTCGCCCATCTCACCGACATCTGCCCGATGGGACCGGCGCCGACGACGAGCACGGTCGAGCCGAGGCCGTAGCGGGCCGCCCGAGCGCCCATCAGCGCGATCTTCGCGAGCCCGAACCACACGGCACGGCGGAGGTCGAGGCCGACCGGAATCGGTGTGCCGAAGGCAGGGTCGAGCACGTGCACCGACGCGTGTGGAGCCCGCGCGGCGAGCAGATCGCCGGCGGACACGCCCCGTACCGAGGCACCCACCTCCGTGACCTCGCCGACCGCGCTGTACCCGGGATGGAAGGGGTAACGCGCGTATCCCGACCAGTGCGTGCCGTCGTCGAACAGGCCGGCCAGGATGATGTTCTCCGTGCCCGTGCTCATGAGGCTGTAGCGCGTGCGCAGCAGGATCCGGTCGTCGGGAACGGGTCCGACGTCGAACGTCTCCAACTCCACCCGGTGCTGCTCGGGGAACACGATTCGCCGGGCCTGCACTTCGCTCATGCCGTTTCGCGATGTTCCTGCACGCGCTCGCGGATGGCACGGAAGAAGCCCTCGCGCAGCAGCGCCGCGTCGTTCGTGAGATTGCCGGAGTGGATGCGCCGCTGCATGAGGATCTCGGGGAGCAGGGCAATACCGACGCCGCGGTGCCTGGCCCGCAACAGCCAGTCGGTGTCGTCGGCACCCGGCATCGTCTCGTCGAAAACACCCACGAGCTCGAACACCTCGCGCCGGAACAGGCCGGAGCACGGCAGGACACCGCCGAGATCGCCGTGGACGTGATCGGGCAGGAGCCACGGAGGCGCCACGTCCACACCGTCGAAGAACGGCTCCTGCCGCACCCTGACCACGCCGACGTCGGCGTGGGCGTCGAGGTAACGAAGTTGGCGCGCGAGCTTCTCGGGATGCCACACGTCGTCCTGGTCGCAGAACGCGATCATCGGCCCACTCGCGAGCGCAACCCCCTGGTTGCGCGCCGCCGCGACCCCTCCCTGCGATCGCCGGTGCACGACGCCGCGACCTGCGCGGGCAACGAATTCCTCGGCGAGAGCGCCGCTGCCGTCGGTGGATCCGTCGTCGACCACCACCAGCTCGATGGGGCGGTGCGTCTGCCCCGAGATCGCATCGAGTGCGTCAGGCAGGAAGCGCTCCCCGTTGTGAACGGGGACAATCACGCTCACGAGCGTCGCCACGGTCCGAAGCTACAGTCCCGCCGTGACCGACGGGTTGCTCGCTTCGCTGTTGATGGACCATCCCTTCGCCGACGACGACGGACTGCTGTTCACGGTGGACCGCAGCATGACCGCGGGAGAGGCGCGCGCTGCGGCCCGCGCCCGCGCCGCCGAGCTCACGGCTCTCGGCGTGGAGCCGGGATCGGCGGTGGCGGTCGCGCTCCCGAACGGTCCCGAGGTCGTCACCACGATGACGGCGGTGTGGCTCGCGGGCGGCGTGTTCGTGCCGGTGAACCCGCGTTACCCGGAGGCCGAGCTCGCGAGGGTGCTCGACGCGACCGATCCCGCCGCGATCGTCCGGGCCGACGGCGTCACGCGTCGGGATGCGAAGCGTTCGTACGACCGTGGGGTCGCGTTCGTGATGTGGACGTCGGGCACCACCGGCGCGCCGAAGGCGATTCTCCACACCCACGCGGCCTACCTCGAGCTGCTCGACCGCGTGCTCGGGCCCCTGAGAGCCGACGGTGGAGGTGGAGGTGGAGGTGGAGGTGGAGGTGGCGGCCGTGACCCGGACCGCAAGCCGTCACCCAACCTCATCCCGGTCTCCCTCGCGCTGAACGCGGGCATCTACAACGTGCTGTTCGGGCTCCGCGCCGGCGCTGCGCTCGTGATCATGGACAGCTTCGAGCCGAAGGAGTTCGCGGAGCTCGTGCGCCGCTTCGAGATCCGCTCGACGGTGCTCCCGCCCGCCGCAATGGCAATGCTGTCCGACGACCCGAACGTCACCGATCTCACGCCGCTGCGTTACGTGCGCAGCATCACCGCGCCGCTCTC contains:
- a CDS encoding glycosyltransferase produces the protein MATLVSVIVPVHNGERFLPDALDAISGQTHRPIELVVVDDGSTDGSGALAEEFVARAGRGVVHRRSQGGVAAARNQGVALASGPMIAFCDQDDVWHPEKLARQLRYLDAHADVGVVRVRQEPFFDGVDVAPPWLLPDHVHGDLGGVLPCSGLFRREVFELVGVFDETMPGADDTDWLLRARHRGVGIALLPEILMQRRIHSGNLTNDAALLREGFFRAIRERVQEHRETA
- a CDS encoding GYD family protein, which gives rise to SSLETTVLLTVDETMDALRKAEQVQYRAPGA
- a CDS encoding AMP-binding protein, which translates into the protein MTDGLLASLLMDHPFADDDGLLFTVDRSMTAGEARAAARARAAELTALGVEPGSAVAVALPNGPEVVTTMTAVWLAGGVFVPVNPRYPEAELARVLDATDPAAIVRADGVTRRDAKRSYDRGVAFVMWTSGTTGAPKAILHTHAAYLELLDRVLGPLRADGGGGGGGGGGGGGRDPDRKPSPNLIPVSLALNAGIYNVLFGLRAGAALVIMDSFEPKEFAELVRRFEIRSTVLPPAAMAMLSDDPNVTDLTPLRYVRSITAPLSPLQARRFTSKFGASVLNSYGQAEIGEVIGWTAADAKEHPEKVGAIGRPHGGVDIKVVDDEAGALGTDEIGTLFVRPPNMAAGYATGEELGDRVDADGFVNTGDLARVDADGFVWIEGRAGDLINRGGNKVFPEQVEEVLCLAPGVSEAAVVGVPDERLGEVPVAFVVGDATDEELRALCRAHLVAYKVPLAFCRIDALPRTEVGKVIRRDLVSEYRARGR
- a CDS encoding zinc-binding alcohol dehydrogenase; this encodes MSEVQARRIVFPEQHRVELETFDVGPVPDDRILLRTRYSLMSTGTENIILAGLFDDGTHWSGYARYPFHPGYSAVGEVTEVGASVRGVSAGDLLAARAPHASVHVLDPAFGTPIPVGLDLRRAVWFGLAKIALMGARAARYGLGSTVLVVGAGPIGQMSVRWASAAGVRQVVVVDPATRRLEAARRGGAATVINAPADSARAAVLDACGGILPDVVIDTTGNAAVLAPALGLVADRGRVVVLGDTGYPAHQHLTSDLITRGLEIVGAHDAHSMTGPNWDGDRSLHELFFDLLQTGRFDVDGLVTNEFAPEQCVDAYELVQERRADTLGVLFDWD